One stretch of Riemerella columbina DNA includes these proteins:
- the purC gene encoding phosphoribosylaminoimidazolesuccinocarboxamide synthase: MIQKKEMLYEGKAKQVFATDKADEVIVRFKDDATAFNAQKKGQVDKKGAINNAITTLIFQYLNEKGIPTHFIQQLDEREQLVKKVNIIPLEMVVRNYAAGSMAQRLGVEEGIKSPVTIFDICYKKDELGDPLINDYHAIFLGAATKGELEEMYQLTGKINDILIDLFDKMNIILVDFKIELGKTQDGKIILADEISPDTCRLWDKDTMKKLDKDRFRRDLGEVTEAYEEIYDRLKKVLAS, from the coding sequence ATGATACAAAAAAAAGAGATGCTTTATGAAGGTAAAGCAAAACAAGTTTTCGCTACGGACAAAGCCGACGAAGTGATTGTAAGATTTAAAGATGATGCTACAGCATTTAACGCCCAAAAAAAGGGACAAGTGGATAAAAAAGGTGCCATCAACAATGCGATTACCACGCTGATTTTTCAATATTTGAATGAAAAAGGCATTCCAACACATTTTATACAACAGCTGGATGAACGCGAGCAATTGGTTAAAAAAGTGAATATTATTCCGTTAGAAATGGTGGTCAGAAACTACGCTGCAGGCAGTATGGCACAGCGTTTAGGCGTGGAAGAAGGTATCAAATCACCAGTGACCATTTTTGATATTTGCTATAAAAAAGATGAATTAGGAGACCCACTCATCAATGATTATCATGCGATTTTCTTAGGGGCAGCCACTAAGGGAGAATTAGAAGAAATGTATCAACTGACAGGAAAAATTAACGATATTCTAATTGATTTGTTTGATAAAATGAATATCATCTTGGTAGATTTTAAAATTGAATTAGGAAAAACCCAAGATGGCAAGATCATTTTAGCTGATGAAATCTCTCCTGACACCTGCCGATTATGGGATAAAGATACCATGAAAAAATTGGATAAAGACCGTTTCAGAAGGGATTTAGGCGAGGTCACAGAGGCCTACGAAGAAATTTACGACAGACTAAAAAAAGTATTAGCATCATAA
- a CDS encoding acyl-CoA dehydrogenase family protein, translating to MNTKGGEFLIKETPATQIFSMEDFSEEQKMLRDSAKEFIDRKIVPNRERFENKDYAFTEECMKEIGEMGFLGIAVPEAYGGLGMGFVTTMLACDYLSGATGSLATAYGAHTGIGTLPILLYGTEEQKQKYLPDLAAGTKFGAYCLTEPDAGSDANSGKTRAKLSEDGQHYIINGQKMWISNAGFADTFTFFAKIDDDKNITGFVVNRSELENPESLSFGEEEHKLGIRASSTRQVFFNDMKVPVSSLLGERNNGFKIALNALNVGRIKLAAACLDAQRRILDHAIQYANERKQFGVSISTFGAIRKKIAEMATNTFVSEAGAYRAAKDVQDKIDALVAEGMNHQEAELKGVEEFAVECSILKVFVSDILQQAADEGIQIFGGMGFSEDTPMEAAWRDARISRIYEGTNEINRLLSVGMLIKKTMKGQIDLMSPAMAVGKELMSIPSFETPDYSEYMSEEKAIIANLKKVFLMVSGAALQKYMMEIEKQQHLLLNASEILNQIYMAESAVLRAEKHFAADSVEAAMAQLNLYKAVEKIITAAKEGIVSFAEGDEQRMMLSGLRRFTKYTNTPNVIALTEKIAKHFVDKGSY from the coding sequence ATGAATACTAAAGGAGGAGAATTTCTCATCAAAGAAACTCCAGCAACCCAAATCTTCTCTATGGAAGATTTCTCAGAAGAACAAAAAATGCTCCGCGACTCTGCCAAGGAGTTTATCGATAGAAAAATAGTCCCTAACAGAGAACGCTTTGAGAATAAAGACTATGCCTTCACCGAAGAGTGTATGAAGGAAATCGGCGAAATGGGCTTTTTAGGCATTGCCGTTCCAGAAGCCTATGGCGGCTTAGGAATGGGCTTTGTTACCACTATGTTAGCGTGTGATTATCTTTCAGGCGCTACAGGCTCCCTCGCTACAGCTTATGGCGCTCATACGGGCATCGGTACGCTGCCCATCCTACTCTACGGTACAGAGGAGCAAAAACAAAAATACCTACCAGACCTCGCTGCAGGGACTAAATTTGGGGCATACTGCCTAACCGAGCCAGATGCTGGTTCTGATGCCAACAGTGGTAAAACCCGCGCTAAACTCAGCGAAGATGGGCAACACTACATCATCAATGGACAAAAAATGTGGATTTCTAACGCTGGTTTTGCGGACACCTTCACTTTCTTTGCCAAAATAGATGATGATAAAAACATCACGGGCTTTGTGGTTAACCGCTCGGAGTTAGAAAATCCTGAGAGTTTAAGTTTCGGTGAGGAAGAGCACAAACTGGGCATTAGAGCTTCCTCTACGCGCCAAGTGTTCTTCAATGATATGAAAGTGCCTGTGAGTAGCCTCTTAGGTGAGAGAAATAACGGTTTTAAAATTGCACTCAACGCCCTTAATGTAGGGAGAATCAAACTTGCAGCCGCTTGTTTAGATGCTCAGCGCCGTATTTTAGACCACGCCATTCAGTACGCTAATGAGAGAAAACAATTCGGAGTTTCTATCTCAACTTTTGGTGCTATTCGTAAAAAAATTGCTGAAATGGCGACCAATACTTTCGTGAGTGAAGCGGGAGCTTATCGCGCTGCCAAAGATGTTCAAGATAAAATAGATGCCTTAGTGGCAGAAGGGATGAACCACCAAGAAGCCGAGCTCAAAGGTGTGGAGGAGTTTGCCGTGGAATGTTCTATTTTAAAAGTTTTCGTTTCTGATATTCTACAGCAAGCGGCAGATGAAGGCATCCAAATTTTTGGTGGAATGGGCTTCTCAGAAGATACCCCTATGGAAGCTGCGTGGCGAGATGCCAGAATTTCTCGTATCTATGAAGGCACTAACGAAATCAACCGCTTGTTATCGGTAGGAATGCTCATCAAAAAAACGATGAAAGGACAAATAGACCTGATGAGCCCCGCTATGGCTGTGGGCAAAGAGTTGATGTCTATCCCATCTTTTGAAACTCCTGACTATTCCGAATATATGAGCGAGGAAAAAGCCATCATCGCGAATTTGAAAAAGGTCTTTTTGATGGTTTCTGGTGCTGCCCTTCAAAAATATATGATGGAAATTGAGAAACAACAGCATTTATTACTCAACGCTTCGGAAATTCTCAACCAAATCTATATGGCAGAATCCGCCGTGCTAAGAGCCGAGAAGCACTTTGCCGCAGATTCCGTGGAAGCCGCGATGGCACAGCTCAACCTTTATAAAGCGGTGGAGAAAATCATTACCGCAGCTAAAGAAGGCATTGTGTCCTTTGCAGAAGGTGATGAACAGCGGATGATGCTTTCTGGGCTAAGACGCTTCACCAAGTACACCAATACCCCAAATGTGATTGCGCTAACAGAGAAAATCGCAAAGCATTTTGTTGACAAAGGGAGTTATTAA
- a CDS encoding phosphoribosylformylglycinamidine synthase gives MNQRIYIEKKGIFDVESPAVFNEIKTAVPTIQGVKVYNIYDIFGLDEAQFSKVVHNIFADPVTDVLHTENPAKATYFATEFLPGQYDQRADSAQQCITLLTNEKATVRSGKLIEIQGATLQDLDKVKDLLINKVESQEKDLSVLAIPEEEAPDEVKIYTDFIHWDKAQLSAFYHEQGFAFGLDDLEFIQDYFKSENRNPTETELKVLDTYWSDHCRHTTFETELTDIQFEGQFKATLERIFKDYLEKRAFLGRENKPLTLMDLATVCARYFHKTGKLDNLVISDEINACTIKIDAEYDGKKEPWYLLFKNETHNHPTEIEPFGGASTCLGGAIRDPLSGRSFVYQAMRLSGAADVLEPIEKTLAGKLPQRTITKQAANGYSSYGNQIGLATTQVSEIYHEGYRAKRMEVGFVVGAVPVDWVKREQPKAGDVVIVLGGATGRDGVGGATGSSKEQDETAIHTLSTEVQKGNAVEERKIQRLFRNPEVTQLIKKSNDFGAGGVSVAIGEIAESLDINLDTLPLKYEGLNGTELAISESQERMAVVVDAKDQAQFIQLCEAENIKAVAVAKVTDTGRMQMFWKGNKIVDLSRDFLDTNGCAKTQKATVTHLENTTQELHPLTLTNFKKLLSDKNIASQKGLLEMFDSTVGATTVALPLGGIHQQTPMEGSVQTLPILEARDIETVSLASWGFDADLSQQNSMVGASMAVVESVSKIVAMGGNFREIRLSFQEYFEKLGQNPEKWGKPLASLLGAYDAQMHLGLAAIGGKDSMSGTYQELNVPPTLISFACAPGQKSHIISPEFKKAGNYIYHFEHQMQENGLPNYEALISVYDFIHQQIKEGAIVSVKTIKEGGVAVALAKMCFGNSLGAEVTLDEAQALRKNIGGLIIESTKELQHPLIKVVGKVKGNKIMKINNLEFSIKELLSAYTSTFENLFPTQEPEKIVVEFDESLNGNRYKEITIKKHHIAKPRVFTPVFPGTNCEYETLNAFRKEGAEVAMKPIINLNPTALQESMQVWAKEIEQAQILAFSGGFSAGDEPDGSAKFMVNVLKNETIRTAIQKFLERDGMIIGICNGFQALVKSGLLPYGEIRDLDEQSPTLAHNAIGRHISQMVHIKVVNDHSPWLAGMKNQTYTIPISHGEGRFMASKKVLQSLYEQGQIATQYIDLEGNIAHGMPFNPNNSLFGIEGVTSPCGKIFGRMGHPERYAAGLFKNMPNANYHNVFKNGVDYFKK, from the coding sequence ATGAATCAACGAATTTATATAGAAAAAAAAGGCATTTTTGATGTAGAAAGCCCTGCGGTTTTTAACGAAATCAAAACGGCAGTTCCAACCATTCAAGGCGTAAAAGTCTATAATATCTATGATATTTTTGGGCTGGATGAAGCGCAGTTTTCCAAAGTGGTGCACAATATTTTTGCAGACCCTGTAACCGATGTTTTGCATACGGAAAATCCTGCAAAAGCCACTTATTTCGCTACGGAATTTCTCCCTGGGCAGTACGATCAAAGGGCGGATTCTGCGCAGCAATGCATCACGTTACTCACCAATGAAAAAGCCACCGTTCGTAGTGGTAAACTGATTGAAATTCAAGGGGCTACACTACAAGATTTAGATAAGGTTAAAGATCTGTTAATCAATAAAGTAGAGTCTCAAGAAAAAGATTTGTCCGTGTTAGCCATTCCTGAGGAAGAAGCTCCAGATGAAGTGAAAATTTATACCGATTTTATCCATTGGGACAAAGCGCAACTGTCGGCATTTTACCACGAGCAAGGCTTCGCTTTTGGCTTAGATGATTTGGAGTTTATTCAAGATTATTTCAAATCTGAAAATAGAAATCCTACAGAAACGGAACTCAAGGTGTTGGACACTTATTGGAGCGACCATTGCCGCCATACCACTTTTGAAACCGAGCTGACGGATATTCAATTTGAAGGGCAATTTAAAGCCACTTTGGAGCGTATTTTTAAGGATTACCTCGAAAAAAGAGCATTTTTAGGTCGTGAAAATAAGCCACTGACTTTAATGGATTTGGCAACCGTTTGTGCAAGATATTTCCATAAAACAGGAAAATTGGACAATTTAGTAATTTCTGATGAAATCAACGCTTGTACTATTAAAATTGACGCTGAATACGATGGTAAAAAAGAACCTTGGTACCTTTTATTTAAAAATGAAACCCACAACCACCCAACGGAAATAGAGCCTTTTGGTGGGGCTTCCACATGTTTGGGGGGAGCCATTAGAGACCCTTTATCTGGGCGTTCGTTCGTTTATCAAGCGATGAGATTGTCTGGCGCTGCGGATGTTTTAGAGCCGATAGAGAAGACTTTAGCGGGGAAACTCCCTCAGAGAACCATTACCAAACAGGCGGCCAACGGCTATTCTTCATATGGAAATCAAATTGGGTTGGCAACCACGCAAGTATCAGAAATTTACCACGAAGGCTACCGTGCCAAGCGTATGGAAGTCGGATTTGTGGTGGGGGCTGTGCCTGTGGATTGGGTTAAAAGAGAGCAACCTAAAGCTGGCGATGTGGTGATTGTTTTGGGCGGAGCAACAGGGCGAGATGGCGTCGGTGGCGCTACGGGAAGTTCCAAGGAGCAAGATGAAACCGCTATCCATACGCTATCTACTGAGGTTCAGAAAGGTAACGCGGTGGAAGAACGGAAAATCCAACGCTTGTTTAGAAACCCTGAGGTAACACAGTTGATTAAAAAATCCAATGATTTTGGTGCAGGGGGCGTATCGGTGGCTATTGGCGAGATTGCCGAGAGTTTAGATATCAATTTGGACACTTTACCGCTTAAATATGAAGGCTTGAACGGCACTGAATTAGCCATTTCGGAATCTCAAGAGCGGATGGCGGTGGTTGTGGATGCCAAAGACCAAGCACAGTTTATACAACTTTGCGAGGCTGAAAATATTAAGGCTGTTGCGGTAGCAAAAGTCACGGATACTGGGCGAATGCAGATGTTTTGGAAAGGCAATAAAATCGTGGATTTAAGCCGAGATTTCTTGGATACCAATGGCTGTGCTAAAACCCAAAAAGCCACGGTAACTCATTTAGAAAACACAACGCAAGAGTTACATCCACTGACACTTACGAATTTTAAAAAATTACTTTCGGATAAAAATATAGCCTCTCAAAAAGGATTGTTGGAGATGTTTGACTCCACTGTGGGCGCTACTACGGTGGCATTGCCATTGGGTGGAATTCATCAACAAACGCCTATGGAGGGCAGCGTGCAAACACTCCCGATTTTGGAGGCACGAGATATAGAAACTGTGTCCTTAGCGAGCTGGGGATTTGATGCGGATCTTTCTCAGCAAAACTCTATGGTGGGTGCCAGTATGGCGGTGGTAGAGAGTGTGTCTAAAATTGTAGCAATGGGCGGTAATTTTAGAGAAATTAGGCTAAGTTTTCAAGAATATTTTGAAAAATTAGGGCAAAATCCAGAAAAATGGGGCAAACCCTTGGCTTCGTTGTTGGGTGCGTATGATGCGCAGATGCATTTAGGTTTGGCAGCTATTGGAGGCAAAGACTCGATGTCAGGGACTTATCAAGAGCTTAATGTGCCACCTACGCTTATTTCTTTTGCGTGTGCTCCAGGGCAAAAATCGCATATCATTTCGCCAGAGTTTAAGAAAGCTGGAAACTATATCTACCATTTTGAGCACCAAATGCAAGAGAACGGACTTCCAAATTACGAAGCGCTTATTTCGGTTTATGATTTTATCCACCAACAGATTAAAGAAGGCGCCATTGTTTCCGTAAAAACCATTAAAGAAGGCGGTGTTGCCGTGGCATTGGCAAAAATGTGTTTCGGTAACAGCTTAGGTGCAGAGGTGACTTTGGATGAGGCGCAAGCATTGCGTAAAAACATCGGTGGCCTTATCATTGAAAGCACGAAAGAATTACAACATCCTTTAATTAAAGTAGTGGGTAAAGTCAAAGGAAATAAAATTATGAAAATAAATAATTTAGAATTTTCAATTAAAGAATTACTTTCAGCCTATACTTCTACTTTTGAGAACTTATTTCCAACCCAAGAGCCAGAAAAAATAGTGGTAGAATTTGATGAATCTCTTAACGGAAATCGCTATAAAGAGATTACCATTAAGAAGCATCACATCGCTAAACCGCGGGTGTTCACGCCAGTATTTCCAGGGACCAACTGCGAGTATGAAACCCTAAATGCTTTCCGAAAAGAAGGGGCAGAGGTAGCGATGAAACCGATAATAAATCTCAACCCCACAGCGCTCCAAGAGAGTATGCAGGTGTGGGCGAAAGAAATAGAGCAAGCCCAAATATTGGCATTTTCAGGAGGTTTTTCTGCAGGTGATGAGCCTGATGGCTCGGCTAAATTTATGGTCAATGTTCTTAAAAATGAAACCATAAGAACTGCCATTCAGAAATTTTTGGAAAGAGATGGGATGATCATTGGGATTTGTAATGGTTTCCAAGCTTTGGTTAAATCTGGGCTGTTGCCTTATGGAGAAATCAGAGATTTAGATGAACAATCGCCTACACTGGCGCATAATGCCATTGGGCGACATATTTCGCAAATGGTTCATATTAAGGTGGTTAATGACCATTCGCCGTGGCTTGCAGGAATGAAAAATCAAACTTACACCATTCCAATTTCTCACGGTGAGGGGCGTTTTATGGCATCAAAAAAAGTCCTCCAATCGCTGTATGAGCAAGGGCAAATTGCAACACAATATATAGATTTAGAGGGTAATATAGCCCACGGAATGCCGTTCAATCCTAATAATTCTCTATTTGGAATTGAGGGGGTGACTAGTCCTTGTGGTAAGATTTTTGGTAGAATGGGGCATCCTGAGCGCTATGCGGCAGGTTTGTTTAAAAATATGCCTAATGCCAATTATCATAATGTATTCAAAAATGGAGTAGATTATTTCAAAAAATAA
- the purF gene encoding amidophosphoribosyltransferase, with product MKSLAQHREDYLKQFKNRAYGRNLFRTKEEEAMDAPQEECGIFGLYSGDNLDTFSLSQFGLFALQHRGQEACGISVSHNGKILNLKDEGLVLDVYKEIHEPEAFMGNSVIGHTRYTTAGDKKKYNFQPFFAKNEYDQIILSIAHNGNLTNAIELKQELEAEGVVFRATSDSEVILRLIQKNLDLGLRGAIKATMERIQGAYSVVGMTRNKFFAFRDFNGIRPLVLGEMEGQGYVVASESCALDAVSARYIRDIKPGEIIYTGENEEGLKSYLVKKDCQRHICSFEYIYFARPDSEMEHINVHEVREKSGEKIWEQAPVEADMVIGVPDSGVPAAIGFSKASGIPFRPVLIKNRYIGRSFIVPTQEMRERIVNLKLNPIISEIKGKRVVIIDDSIVRGTTSKRLVKILKDAGVKEIHFRSVSPPIIAPCYLGIDTPTKDDLISANMSVEELREYLGVDSLEFLSLENLKEILGSDQHCFGCFTERYPVPNTPKA from the coding sequence ATGAAAAGTTTAGCACAACATAGGGAAGACTACCTTAAACAGTTTAAAAATCGAGCGTACGGCAGAAACCTTTTCAGAACGAAGGAGGAAGAAGCCATGGATGCGCCACAAGAAGAATGCGGCATTTTTGGGCTCTATTCTGGCGACAATCTGGATACTTTTTCGCTTTCGCAGTTTGGGTTGTTTGCCTTGCAGCACCGTGGGCAGGAGGCGTGCGGCATTTCGGTGAGCCATAATGGTAAAATCCTCAACCTTAAAGATGAAGGCTTGGTGCTGGATGTCTATAAGGAAATCCATGAACCTGAGGCTTTTATGGGAAACAGCGTGATTGGACACACCCGATACACCACGGCTGGCGATAAGAAAAAATACAACTTTCAGCCTTTTTTTGCCAAAAATGAATATGACCAAATCATCCTTTCTATCGCGCATAATGGCAACTTAACCAATGCGATAGAGTTAAAACAAGAGCTGGAAGCGGAAGGCGTAGTTTTCAGAGCCACTTCGGATTCTGAGGTCATTCTTCGGTTGATTCAGAAAAATTTAGATTTAGGTTTAAGAGGCGCGATAAAAGCCACGATGGAGCGCATCCAAGGGGCGTATTCTGTGGTGGGGATGACGCGCAATAAGTTCTTTGCTTTTAGAGATTTTAATGGCATTCGCCCTTTGGTATTGGGCGAAATGGAAGGTCAGGGTTATGTGGTGGCATCAGAAAGTTGCGCCTTAGATGCTGTGAGTGCACGCTACATCAGAGACATCAAACCTGGCGAAATTATCTACACGGGCGAGAATGAAGAAGGCTTAAAATCTTACCTCGTGAAGAAAGACTGTCAGCGGCATATTTGCTCTTTTGAGTACATTTATTTTGCACGCCCAGATTCCGAAATGGAGCACATCAATGTTCACGAAGTGCGAGAAAAATCGGGTGAGAAAATTTGGGAGCAAGCCCCTGTGGAGGCAGATATGGTCATTGGTGTGCCAGATTCTGGCGTGCCTGCCGCTATTGGTTTTTCTAAAGCTTCTGGCATTCCGTTTCGCCCTGTGTTGATTAAAAACCGATATATTGGGCGGTCTTTTATCGTACCAACTCAGGAGATGAGGGAGCGCATTGTCAATCTTAAACTTAACCCAATTATCTCCGAAATTAAGGGCAAAAGGGTGGTCATCATTGATGATTCTATTGTGCGAGGCACCACTTCTAAGCGTTTGGTTAAAATTTTGAAAGATGCTGGCGTTAAGGAAATCCATTTTCGGAGCGTCTCTCCGCCGATTATTGCCCCTTGTTACCTCGGGATTGACACCCCAACAAAAGACGATTTAATCTCTGCAAATATGTCGGTAGAGGAGCTAAGAGAGTATTTAGGCGTTGATTCTTTGGAGTTTTTGAGTTTAGAAAATTTAAAGGAAATTTTAGGTTCGGATCAGCATTGTTTTGGCTGTTTTACCGAGCGCTATCCTGTTCCAAATACACCCAAGGCATAA
- the purB gene encoding adenylosuccinate lyase, whose amino-acid sequence MNTYKNPLEERYSSPEMLFNFSHDNKFQTWRKLWVALAEIEKDLGLDISDAQIAELKAHIEDIDYAKAAEYEKKFRHDVMAHVHTYGDVAPSAKGIIHLGATSAFVGDNTDLIQIRDGLIILRKKLVNVIKGLSDFALKYKDVPTLGFTHFQPAQLTTVGKRATLWLQSLILDFEELEFFLETLRFRGVKGTTGTAASFLELFNGDYNKVKTLDRELSKRFGFDKVFGVSGQTYDRKIDAKVVSLLSNIAQSAHKFTNDLRLLQNLKEVEEPFEKNQIGSSAMAYKRNPMRSERIGALSKYVMSLSSSSAMVAATQWFERTLDDSANKRLTIPQAFLAVDAILLIWNNILNGLVVYENRINKHIMEELPFMATEYIIMEEVKAGGDRQEIHETIRQHSMEASKKVKVEGKENDLIERIMNDTSLKMDKSKIAEVLSPKNFIGFAPIQTEEFIQNEAQPILDQYADLIGLEVELKV is encoded by the coding sequence ATGAACACCTACAAAAATCCTTTGGAGGAGCGCTATTCCAGTCCAGAGATGTTGTTTAATTTCTCTCACGATAATAAATTCCAAACTTGGCGAAAGCTGTGGGTTGCCTTAGCGGAGATTGAAAAAGACTTGGGTTTAGATATTTCCGATGCACAAATTGCCGAACTCAAAGCCCATATTGAAGACATTGACTACGCCAAAGCCGCCGAGTATGAGAAGAAATTCCGCCACGATGTAATGGCGCATGTGCATACTTATGGCGATGTGGCACCTTCAGCCAAGGGTATCATTCATTTGGGCGCTACATCGGCGTTTGTAGGAGACAACACCGATTTAATTCAGATCCGTGATGGCTTAATCATTTTAAGAAAAAAGTTGGTCAATGTGATCAAAGGGCTTTCGGATTTCGCCTTGAAATATAAGGATGTGCCAACGTTGGGTTTTACCCATTTTCAGCCAGCACAACTGACCACGGTGGGCAAGCGCGCTACACTTTGGCTTCAATCTTTAATTTTGGATTTTGAAGAATTAGAATTTTTCTTAGAAACGCTGCGTTTTCGTGGGGTTAAAGGTACTACGGGGACGGCAGCCAGCTTTTTAGAACTCTTTAACGGCGATTATAACAAGGTTAAAACACTGGATAGAGAACTCTCTAAACGCTTCGGATTTGATAAAGTTTTTGGCGTTTCGGGGCAAACTTATGATAGGAAAATAGATGCAAAAGTAGTGTCTTTATTGTCCAATATTGCACAATCTGCACATAAGTTTACTAATGATTTGCGCTTGCTCCAGAACCTTAAAGAAGTGGAAGAGCCGTTTGAGAAAAACCAAATTGGATCTTCGGCGATGGCTTATAAACGAAATCCTATGCGCTCGGAGCGGATTGGCGCATTGTCAAAATATGTGATGTCGCTCTCTTCAAGTTCCGCTATGGTAGCGGCTACGCAGTGGTTTGAGCGAACTTTGGACGACTCTGCCAACAAGCGTTTGACCATTCCACAGGCGTTTTTAGCGGTGGATGCCATCCTCCTGATTTGGAACAATATCCTCAATGGATTGGTGGTTTATGAGAACCGCATCAACAAGCATATTATGGAAGAATTGCCTTTTATGGCAACAGAATACATCATTATGGAAGAAGTAAAAGCGGGCGGCGACCGACAGGAAATCCACGAAACCATCCGCCAACATTCTATGGAAGCCAGCAAAAAAGTGAAAGTAGAGGGCAAGGAAAACGACTTGATAGAGCGCATAATGAACGATACTTCGCTAAAAATGGATAAATCTAAAATCGCGGAAGTGCTATCACCAAAGAACTTTATCGGATTTGCACCTATCCAGACCGAAGAATTTATTCAAAACGAAGCCCAGCCTATCTTGGACCAGTACGCAGATTTAATCGGCTTAGAGGTTGAGCTAAAAGTATAA
- a CDS encoding ABC transporter substrate-binding protein, with amino-acid sequence MKTNFLHFFCLLFLLYACKKSDNQKVGRVVVVSKNVNYQEDSSELVLQSGKFTYQFPKNELPFNRVVLLNDTILGYLLELGLEHQIVGVASPEYIYSDKIHTMIESGKIQVVGNDQKYDVEKIITLKPDAIFTNYIPNFENVYTIFKNNGIKVIFLDEYLEATPLEKSAYLKVFGKLFGVEAEAHQHYLEIEQNYNQLKKMVQNQQNNPRVLSNEMYGNQWFVPGGATFVAQYYQDAGADYIFKNLESAKAEPLSFEEVYTKAASAEYWMNLSNHRFKKELLAVNPAYAKMKVFQTGQLYGMAKREKGSANDYFESGTVRADWVLRDYIKVFYPDLLPQDTLFYLNQLK; translated from the coding sequence ATGAAAACTAATTTTTTACACTTTTTTTGTCTTTTATTTTTGCTTTATGCTTGTAAAAAATCTGATAATCAGAAAGTTGGTAGGGTAGTTGTAGTCTCTAAAAATGTCAATTATCAAGAAGATTCTTCAGAATTGGTGCTCCAATCAGGGAAGTTTACCTATCAATTTCCCAAAAATGAGCTGCCGTTTAATCGGGTAGTTTTGCTTAACGACACGATATTGGGCTATCTTTTGGAGTTGGGTTTAGAACATCAGATCGTAGGGGTGGCAAGTCCAGAATACATTTATTCCGATAAAATCCATACGATGATAGAGTCAGGAAAAATACAAGTGGTAGGCAATGACCAAAAATACGATGTAGAAAAAATAATAACGCTAAAACCAGACGCTATTTTTACTAATTATATCCCTAATTTTGAAAATGTTTATACTATTTTTAAAAATAATGGCATCAAAGTGATTTTTTTAGATGAATATTTAGAGGCGACGCCATTAGAGAAATCGGCATATTTAAAAGTATTTGGAAAATTGTTTGGGGTAGAGGCAGAGGCGCATCAGCATTACCTTGAAATAGAACAAAATTACAATCAATTGAAAAAAATGGTGCAAAATCAACAAAATAACCCCCGTGTTTTGTCTAATGAAATGTATGGGAATCAGTGGTTTGTGCCAGGGGGAGCGACTTTTGTGGCGCAATATTACCAAGACGCAGGTGCGGATTATATTTTTAAAAACCTCGAATCTGCCAAGGCGGAACCTTTAAGTTTTGAGGAGGTTTATACCAAAGCAGCGTCGGCAGAATATTGGATGAATCTTTCTAATCATCGGTTTAAAAAGGAACTTTTGGCAGTCAATCCAGCTTATGCTAAAATGAAAGTTTTCCAAACAGGGCAGCTCTACGGTATGGCAAAACGCGAAAAAGGCAGCGCTAATGATTACTTTGAAAGCGGTACTGTGCGGGCAGATTGGGTGCTTCGGGATTACATCAAGGTTTTTTATCCAGACTTGCTACCGCAGGACACTTTGTTCTATCTCAATCAATTAAAATAA